A single window of Balaenoptera acutorostrata chromosome X, mBalAcu1.1, whole genome shotgun sequence DNA harbors:
- the LOC130706479 gene encoding E3 ubiquitin-protein ligase RLIM-like, which produces MENSDSDDEGDGVPAQRISQTDRLVREEDFVRLVNNLSEEDYKLMRDNNLLGIPGESTEEELLRRLQLIKENPPQDSDENTDGGDAPDDMSSGDSIIDGLNCFGQTENMTSGQRENQSGREEGQINPTSDQFRFTLERNFHLDNGSPNPENEYVASARLPRRENMEDSQRQVENPQSESIFTRPSMSEQDTTETLVDFSPTRSQRRARSRSPEYPRTRARIESWSPPRSLRESVQRLNRSIPSQTSEQPLVSENVRFSRTEHQEILRQQMTGFELQNSGLIETSRTRNAVHGEDSPDTTSSDESWGMREVYLTIPFNLEVGQVHSGAYSQRDSTASRTQLTSETPNNTVSSESERGLRHMYSHSEQADVRAYVITIRNPVCRILNTSLDDTTSVPIQSTLRQTMTEFSNSSNLMDSDSNLEHSVSPPSQSMEWPESPDDSDGPNGSSSSRFGSDSNPSSSSSDENSEISSLMFEGTEERNSSSDLPSETRQGGRQMTPVISDESDSLLFLNLEQIFHLDEDDLDQPTGLSKAQIDNLAVRSFDENDALKACSICMTEYNENSKLRILPCSHEYHIYCIDRWLSENSTCPICRGQVVDSNEPENPN; this is translated from the exons ATGGAAAACTCGGATTCCGACGATGAAGGAGATGGAGTTCCGGCCCAACGCATAAGTCAAACGGACCGACTGGTTCGGGAAGAAGATTTCGTCAGGCTTGTCAACAATCTGAGTGAAGAAGATTACAAACTTATGAGAGACAACAATCTTCTAGGCATTCCAGGTGAAAGTACAGAAGAAGAGTTGCTGAGAAGACTTcagctaattaaagaaaacccaCCACAAGACTCAGATGAAAATACAG ATGGAGGAGATGCTCCAGATGATATGTCTAGTGGCGACTCTATAATAGACGGGCTTAACTGTTTTGGACAAACTGAAAATATGACAAGTGGACAGAGAGAAAACCAATCTGGGAGAGAAGAGGGCCAAATTAATCCTACAAGTGACCAGTTCAGATTCACTTTAGAAAGAAATTTTCACCTTGATAATGGGAGTCCAAATCCAGAGAATGAATATGTAGCATCTGCAAGACTTCCCAGAAGAGAAAATATGGAAGACAGCCAAAGGCAAGTGGAAAATCCACAATCTGAATCAATATTTACAAGACCATCTATGTCTGAACAAGATACAACTGAAACATTAGTGGATTTCTCACCTACCAGAAGTCAGAGAAGAGCAAGAAGTAGGAGCCCAGAGTATCCGAGAACCAGAGCAAGAATTGAAAGTTGGTCGCCTCCACGTTCACTTAGGGAAAGTGTACAAAGACTTAATCGTAGTATACCATCTCAGACTTCTGAGCAGCCTCTGGTAAGTGAGAATGTGAGATTTTCTAGAACTGAGCACCAAGAAATATTGAGACAGCAAATGACTGGATTTGAGTTGCAAAACAGTGGTCTTATTGAAACTTCTAGAACAAGGAATGCCGTTCATGGAGAAGATTCTCCAGATACAACCAGCAGTGATGAATCTTGGGGAATGAGGGAAGTATATCTGACCATACCCTTCAATCTTGAAGTAGGACAAGTTCATTCTGGAGCATATTCTCAGAGAGACAGCACAGCTAGTAGAACTCAGTTAACATCTGAGACACCAAACAACACCGTCAGTTCTGAAAGTGAACGAGGACTGAGGCATATGTATTCACATTCTGAGCAGGCAGATGTGAGAGCTTATGTCATTACCATCAGAAATCCCGTTTGTAGAATTTTAAATACTAGCTTAGATGATACAACATCTGTTCCAATTCAGAGCACGTTAAGGCAGACAATGACAGAATTTAGTAACTCAAGTAACCTTATGGACAGTGACAGTAATTTAGAGCATAGTGTCTCACCTCCAAGTCAAAGCATGGAATGGCCAGAGTCACCAGATGACAGCGATGGTCCTAATGGTAGTAGCAGTAGTAGATTTGGTTCCGATTCAAATCCTAGCT CCAGCTCAAGCGATGAAAATTCAGAAATTAGCTCACTGATGTTTGAAGGCACTGAAGAAAGAAACTCATCATCAGACTTACCATCAGAGACCAGGCAAGGGGGTAGACAAATGACCCCAGTAATATCTGATGAAAGTGACTCTTTGCTCTTCCTTAATCTGGAACAGATTTTCCACTTAGATGAAGATGATCTAGACCAACCTACAGGACTCAGCAAAGCACAGATTGACAACTTGGCTGTAAGATCTTTTGATGAAAATGATGCATTAAAAGCTTGCAGCATTTGCATGACAGAGTACAACGAAAACAGCAAGCTTCGCATCCTACCTTGCTCCCATGAATATCACATTTACTGCATTGATCGCTGGCTCTCTGAGAACTCTACCTGTCCTATTTGTCGTGGGCAAGTAGTGGATTCCAATGAGCCTGAAAATCCTAATTGA